The window TCTTCCGGAACTTCGCCCATCGAGAACATCAGCGATTTCTGCTCACAGAAGATCACCGGGTCGTCCGCGCGAATCGATGCGAGCAGAAGACCTTTGGCGTCGTAGGGATTGGACGGGCAAACGGTTTTCAGACCGGGAATTCCGGCGGTGATGCCGTACAGGGTCTGGGAGTGCTGGGCCGCGGCCCGGGCACCGGCGCCCATCGACGTTCTCACGGTGAGCGGGACTCGGACCTTGCCTCCGAACATGTAGCGCAGTTTGGCAGCCTGATTGAGCAGCGGATCCAGGGCTACGCCGATGAAGTCCATGAACATCAGTTCGGCGACGGGCCGAAGCCCCGTCGCCGCGGCGCCCACAGCCGCCCCGAGGATGGCCGTCTCACTGATCGGTGTATCGCGAACGCGTTCGGGACCAAAGGCCGTGATCAGCCCCCGAGTCACACCCATGATGCCGCCCCACGCATCTTCAATGCCTTCCTCGGCCCGTCCGCCACCACCGGCGACGTCCTCGCCCATCACGATCACGTCGGGATCGGATCGCATCGCGGCGTGGAGGGCTTCATTGATGGCATTTGCAAAGCTCAGGGTGCGGGACATCTGCTCGACTCCGTTTTCAGTCGGGTTCATGGGGTCACGTAGACGTCGGCAAGGACGTCTTCGGGGTTCGGATAGGGGGCCGCTTCGGCTTCGGCGACGGCGCTGTCGAGAAGTTCCTCGATCTCTGCGTCGATCTTGCGCAGATCGCCGGATTCCAGAGTGCTGATTTCGGTCACGTCTTTTTCAAAGCGATCGATGGCATCCCGGTTCTGCCGCCACTCCTCGGTTTCTTCCTTGGTGCGATAGGTCTCCGGGTCGCCCACGTAATGCCCCATATAGCGGTAGGTCTTGCATTCGAGCAGCGTGGGTCCTTCGCCGTTGCGTGCGCGCTCGATGGCTTCCGCGGATTTTTCGTATACATCGAAGAAGTCCATGCCGTCTGCGATCGCACTCGGCATGCCATAGGAGCCTGCGCGTTCGGCGAGGTCTCGCACACCGGTCACGAACTCCACCGGAGTGGCTTCCCCATACAGGTTGTTCTCCAGGATGAAGACCGCGGGCAGTTTCCAGATCGAAGCCATATTGAGCGCCTCGTGGAAGGCGCCCTGGTTGGTGGCCCCGTCGCCGAAAAAGCCCACCGCAACGCCACCTGTCTGCTTGACCTGCGCAGTCAACGCCGCACCTGCAGTGAGCGGGATCCCCGCGCCGACGATTCCATTGGCTCCGAGCATGCCGCAGTCCAGATCGGCGATGTGCATCGAACCACCCTTGCCCTTGCACGTGCCCGTGGACTTGCCGAACAGTTCGGCCATCATGCCCTTGACCTCGACGCCCTTCGCGATGCAGTGGCCGTGACCGCGGTGGGTGGAGTTGACGATGTCGCGGTTGTCGAGCTGATTGCACACCCCCACAGCGACCGCCTCCTGTCCCGCGTAGAGGTGCAGGAAACCGGCGAGTTTTCCCGCGGTGACCAGTTCCACCAGTTTTTCTTCGAAACGCCGGATCGTGCGCATCTGCCGGTAGATGTCGAGTAGCTTTTCGCGTGGGAAGTTCACGGGAGGGTCCTTTCTTGGCGTGGGCGTTCTGAGTCCGTTCGGGGCTTCCCGGACGGATCGCTAGCATAGCCGGTCAGGCCCGACTCCATCGCGTCGCTCGGTTTCCGCTCCGCA of the bacterium genome contains:
- a CDS encoding thiamine pyrophosphate-dependent dehydrogenase E1 component subunit alpha, whose translation is MRTIRRFEEKLVELVTAGKLAGFLHLYAGQEAVAVGVCNQLDNRDIVNSTHRGHGHCIAKGVEVKGMMAELFGKSTGTCKGKGGSMHIADLDCGMLGANGIVGAGIPLTAGAALTAQVKQTGGVAVGFFGDGATNQGAFHEALNMASIWKLPAVFILENNLYGEATPVEFVTGVRDLAERAGSYGMPSAIADGMDFFDVYEKSAEAIERARNGEGPTLLECKTYRYMGHYVGDPETYRTKEETEEWRQNRDAIDRFEKDVTEISTLESGDLRKIDAEIEELLDSAVAEAEAAPYPNPEDVLADVYVTP
- a CDS encoding alpha-ketoacid dehydrogenase subunit beta; this translates as MSRTLSFANAINEALHAAMRSDPDVIVMGEDVAGGGGRAEEGIEDAWGGIMGVTRGLITAFGPERVRDTPISETAILGAAVGAAATGLRPVAELMFMDFIGVALDPLLNQAAKLRYMFGGKVRVPLTVRTSMGAGARAAAQHSQTLYGITAGIPGLKTVCPSNPYDAKGLLLASIRADDPVIFCEQKSLMFSMGEVPEDDYEIPLGKAATVREGSDVSLIAVGRTVPTAIEAATALAAEGVSAEVVDLRSLAPLDEDAILATLEKTGRLVVVDEATPRCGIASDVAALCVDRGFDFLDAPVKKVTAPHTPVPFSPVLEDIFIPGPEQVIAAVRELI